A genomic stretch from Diprion similis isolate iyDipSimi1 chromosome 1, iyDipSimi1.1, whole genome shotgun sequence includes:
- the LOC124405227 gene encoding diacylglycerol kinase theta isoform X4, producing the protein MASVSAETPASHGHSFSKKTFHKPTYCHHCTDMLWGLLQQGYTCEVCNFVVHDRCLKTVVSPCSSIAASLIKNPVAHCWSEQAHHKRKFCNVCRKRLEDSPSIHCEICEYYVHTDCQDFAVADCKENATYLPGKDLASVRHTHHWREGNLPSNSKCVVCKKTCWSAECLSGYRCEWCGMTSHAYCHKNIPPECTFGNLEPIYLPPHAISIPRTEVPMEAIIGVQVRRKEVLAPRNISEEFSSGDARNRDNDEPAQQSGAHSRDSRPQKEKDDRDEEMIKVYDGNISARRRIFRVINVPRQASIDQVLTIALRAFHITKDLKNFYLTDLYAADEARLCDPTPINNLQRKEGKRPAVFLRFKDNECGEVRVYPGKLQVSEAFCNVPVDEGSTVADLIREALLRFGLENFKCEEYRCSEILLDRGVVTERVLSWNEKPWDIVKLLGKDSIRQMELMRFYLQLKQDPHGPNLALFVGNLPPNLSERNYENMLTEFLGKENKFSSIGPIYYEYGSMVIIYEDSNKAVKALYTLRESKYEDKHLLVMLLPSIEPSMVPPGVQPLLVFVNVKSGGCQGLELISSFRKLLNPYQVFDLDNGGPLPGLYVFRHIRNYKILVCGGDGTIGWVLQCLDNVGQDSECSSPACAIVPLGTGNDLARVLRWGSGYTGGEDPLSLLRDIIDAEEIKLDRWTVVFHPEDKEDKSQQVPNAAVAGSTSEDNTQIYVMNNYFGIGIDADLCLAFHNAREENPNKFNSRFHNKGVYVRMGLRKMVGQKLCKDLHKQIRLEVDGKLVELPQVEGIIILNILSWGSGANPWGPEKEDQFNKPNHWDGVLEVVGVTGVVHLGQIQSGLRSAMRIAQGGHIKIHLHSDLPVQVDGEPWVQSPGDVVVLKSALKATMLKKVKSKMKRRNTEPSMQLALQAGPSNDPDSEVF; encoded by the exons ATGGCGTCGGTCTCGGCCGAGACACCAGCCAGCCATGGGCACAGCTTCAGTAAGAAAACGTTTCACAAACCCACCTACTGTCATCACTGCACGGACATGCTCTGGGGCCTCTTACAGCAGGGGTACACCTGCGAAG TCTGCAACTTCGTGGTGCACGACCGCTGTCTCAAGACCGTCGTCTCTCCCTGCTCCAGCATCGCGGCAAGCCTGATCAAG aACCCGGTTGCACATTGTTGGTCCGAACAAGCGCAccacaaaagaaaattctgcAATGTATGTCGTAAACGCCTCGAGGATAGCCCATCGATTCACTGTGAGA TATGCGAGTACTATGTGCACACGGATTGCCAGGATTTTGCGGTTGCCGATTGCAAGGAGAACGCGACTTACCTGCCGGGGAAGGATTTAGCTTCGGTGCGTCACACCCATCATTGGCGGGAAGGGAATCTTCCGAGCAATTCGAAATGCGTGGTATGCAAGAAGACTTGCTGGTCGGCAGAATGTCTTTCCGGATATCGGTGCGAGTGGTGTGGCATGACG TCCCATGCCTACTGCCACAAGAACATACCGCCGGAATGCACCTTTGGAAATTTGGAGCCAATTTACCTGCCTCCACATGCAATCAGTATACCTCGCACCGAAGTCCCTATGGAGGCGATCATTGGGGTCCAGGTGCGTCGCAAGGAAGTTCTCGCGC cACGTAATATTTCAGAGGAATTCAGCAGCGGAGACGCTCGGAATCGAGACAATGATGAACCGGCACAGCAAAGCGGTGCTCACAGCCGGGATTCCAGGCCCCAGAAAGAGAAGGACGACAGAGACGAAG AGATGATCAAAGTTTACGATGGCAATATTTCTGCGAGGCGTCGGATATTTCGAGTTATCAACGTGCCTCGTCAAGCCAGTATCGACCAGGTCCTCACTATAGCTCTAAGAGCATTCCACATAACGAAAGATCTGA AAAACTTTTACCTAACTGACTTGTACGCCGCCGACGAAGCTCGTTTATGCGATCCAACACCGATTAATAACTTACAGCGGAAGGAAGGCAAGCGTCCGGCTGTCTTTCTGCGTTTTAA gGACAACGAGTGTGGCGAAGTACGAGTCTATCCAGGTAAACTTCAGGTGTCCGAAGCATTCTGCAACGTCCCCGTTGACGAAGGAAGTACCGTAGCTGATCTTATCCGTGAGGCCCTTCTTCGGTTTggacttgaaaatttcaaatgcgaGGAATATCGCTGTAGTGAGATTTTACTGGACCGCGGTG TAGTTACGGAACGAGTACTATCCTGGAACGAGAAACCCTGGGACATCGTAAAGCTGCTTGGAAAGGACTCGATCCGTCAAATGGAATTGATGAGATTTTACCTTCAGTTAAAACAAGACCCTCACGGGCCGAATCTCGCGTTATTTGTCGGCAATCTTCCACCCAATCTTTCAGAGCGTAATTATGAGAATATGTTGACGGAGTTCTTGGGCAAAG aaaacaAATTCTCATCCATTGGCCCAATTTATTACGAGTATGGATCAATGGTGATTATATACGAGGATTCAAACAAGGCTGTAAAGGCATTGTACACATTACGTGAATCAAAATACGAAGACAAACACCTTTTag TAATGCTTCTGCCCAGTATCGAGCCGAGTATGGTACCACCTGGTGTTCAGCCTCTACTTGTATTCGTGAATGTCAAGTCCGGCGGATGTCAGGGTCTGGAATTAATTTCCAGTTTTCGAAAGCTTTTGAATCCGTACCAAGTGTTCGATCTGGATAACGGAGGCCCACTTCCTGG ACTGTACGTTTTTCGGCATATAAGAAATTACAAGATTCTTGTGTGTGGAGGGGATGGAACAATTGGCTGGGTATTGCAATGTCTTGACAACGTTGGCCAGGATAGTGAGTGTTCTTCTCCGGCTTGCGCAATTGTTCCTTTGGGAACTGGCAACGATTTGGCAAGAGTTTTGCGCTGGGGTTCCGGTTACACGGGTGGAGAAGATCCGCTAAGTTTATTGCGGGACATCATCGATGCCGAGGAAATAAAGTTGGATCGATGGACGGTGGTTTTCCACCCTGAAGACAAAGAGGACAAATCTCAGCAAGTTCCCAATGCCGCAG TTGCTGGTTCGACGAGCGAAGATAATACCCAAATATATGTGATGAACAATTATTTTGGCATTGGAATCGACGCGGATCTATGTTTGGCCTTTCACAATGCGAGGGAAGAAAATCCAAACAAGTTCAATAGTCGATTCCACAACAAGGGAGTATACGTTAGAATGGGATTGCGCAAGATGGTCGGTCAGAAGCTCTGTAAAGACTTGCACAAGCAAATACGGTTAGAAGTCGATGGAAAATTAGTAGAATTACCGCAGGTCGAGGGCATCATTATACTGAATATTTTGAG ttGGGGCTCTGGCGCTAATCCGTGGGGTCCGGAGAAAGAGGATCAGTTCAACAAACCAAATCATTGGGACGGGGTGTTGGAAGTAGTCGGAGTCACAGGTGTGGTACACCTAGGACAAATACAGTCTGGTCTTCGCTCCGCTATGAGAATAGCTCAA GGTGgacatataaaaattcatctacACTCAGACTTGCCAGTTCAGGTAGACGGAGAACCCTGGGTTCAGAGTCCAGGCGATGTTGTAGTCCTGAAGTCTGCGTTGAAG GCCACGATGCTGAAGAAGGTGAAGAGTAAAATGAAGCGGCGAAATACAGAGCCCAGCATGCAGTTAGCACTTCAAGCCGGACCATCGAACGATCCGGATTCCGAGGTCTTCTGA
- the LOC124405227 gene encoding diacylglycerol kinase theta isoform X6, with protein sequence MASVSAETPASHGHSFSKKTFHKPTYCHHCTDMLWGLLQQGYTCEVCNFVVHDRCLKTVVSPCSSIAASLIKNPVAHCWSEQAHHKRKFCNVCRKRLEDSPSIHCEICEYYVHTDCQDFAVADCKENATYLPGKDLASVRHTHHWREGNLPSNSKCVVCKKTCWSAECLSGYRCEWCGMTSHAYCHKNIPPECTFGNLEPIYLPPHAISIPRTEVPMEAIIGVQVRRKEVLAPRNISEEFSSGDARNRDNDEPAQQSGAHSRDSRPQKEKDDRDEEMIKVYDGNISARRRIFRVINVPRQASIDQVLTIALRAFHITKDLKNFYLTDLYAADEARLCDPTPINNLQRKEGKRPAVFLRFKDNECGEVRVYPGKLQVSEAFCNVPVDEGSTVADLIREALLRFGLENFKCEEYRCSEILLDRGVTERVLSWNEKPWDIVKLLGKDSIRQMELMRFYLQLKQDPHGPNLALFVGNLPPNLSERNYENMLTEFLGKENKFSSIGPIYYEYGSMVIIYEDSNKAVKALYTLRESKYEDKHLLVMLLPSIEPSMVPPGVQPLLVFVNVKSGGCQGLELISSFRKLLNPYQVFDLDNGGPLPGLYVFRHIRNYKILVCGGDGTIGWVLQCLDNVGQDSECSSPACAIVPLGTGNDLARVLRWGSGYTGGEDPLSLLRDIIDAEEIKLDRWTVVFHPEDKEDKSQQVPNAAVAGSTSEDNTQIYVMNNYFGIGIDADLCLAFHNAREENPNKFNSRFHNKGVYVRMGLRKMVGQKLCKDLHKQIRLEVDGKLVELPQVEGIIILNILSWGSGANPWGPEKEDQFNKPNHWDGVLEVVGVTGVVHLGQIQSGLRSAMRIAQGGHIKIHLHSDLPVQVDGEPWVQSPGDVVVLKSALKATMLKKVKSKMKRRNTEPSMQLALQAGPSNDPDSEVF encoded by the exons ATGGCGTCGGTCTCGGCCGAGACACCAGCCAGCCATGGGCACAGCTTCAGTAAGAAAACGTTTCACAAACCCACCTACTGTCATCACTGCACGGACATGCTCTGGGGCCTCTTACAGCAGGGGTACACCTGCGAAG TCTGCAACTTCGTGGTGCACGACCGCTGTCTCAAGACCGTCGTCTCTCCCTGCTCCAGCATCGCGGCAAGCCTGATCAAG aACCCGGTTGCACATTGTTGGTCCGAACAAGCGCAccacaaaagaaaattctgcAATGTATGTCGTAAACGCCTCGAGGATAGCCCATCGATTCACTGTGAGA TATGCGAGTACTATGTGCACACGGATTGCCAGGATTTTGCGGTTGCCGATTGCAAGGAGAACGCGACTTACCTGCCGGGGAAGGATTTAGCTTCGGTGCGTCACACCCATCATTGGCGGGAAGGGAATCTTCCGAGCAATTCGAAATGCGTGGTATGCAAGAAGACTTGCTGGTCGGCAGAATGTCTTTCCGGATATCGGTGCGAGTGGTGTGGCATGACG TCCCATGCCTACTGCCACAAGAACATACCGCCGGAATGCACCTTTGGAAATTTGGAGCCAATTTACCTGCCTCCACATGCAATCAGTATACCTCGCACCGAAGTCCCTATGGAGGCGATCATTGGGGTCCAGGTGCGTCGCAAGGAAGTTCTCGCGC cACGTAATATTTCAGAGGAATTCAGCAGCGGAGACGCTCGGAATCGAGACAATGATGAACCGGCACAGCAAAGCGGTGCTCACAGCCGGGATTCCAGGCCCCAGAAAGAGAAGGACGACAGAGACGAAG AGATGATCAAAGTTTACGATGGCAATATTTCTGCGAGGCGTCGGATATTTCGAGTTATCAACGTGCCTCGTCAAGCCAGTATCGACCAGGTCCTCACTATAGCTCTAAGAGCATTCCACATAACGAAAGATCTGA AAAACTTTTACCTAACTGACTTGTACGCCGCCGACGAAGCTCGTTTATGCGATCCAACACCGATTAATAACTTACAGCGGAAGGAAGGCAAGCGTCCGGCTGTCTTTCTGCGTTTTAA gGACAACGAGTGTGGCGAAGTACGAGTCTATCCAGGTAAACTTCAGGTGTCCGAAGCATTCTGCAACGTCCCCGTTGACGAAGGAAGTACCGTAGCTGATCTTATCCGTGAGGCCCTTCTTCGGTTTggacttgaaaatttcaaatgcgaGGAATATCGCTGTAGTGAGATTTTACTGGACCGCGGTG TTACGGAACGAGTACTATCCTGGAACGAGAAACCCTGGGACATCGTAAAGCTGCTTGGAAAGGACTCGATCCGTCAAATGGAATTGATGAGATTTTACCTTCAGTTAAAACAAGACCCTCACGGGCCGAATCTCGCGTTATTTGTCGGCAATCTTCCACCCAATCTTTCAGAGCGTAATTATGAGAATATGTTGACGGAGTTCTTGGGCAAAG aaaacaAATTCTCATCCATTGGCCCAATTTATTACGAGTATGGATCAATGGTGATTATATACGAGGATTCAAACAAGGCTGTAAAGGCATTGTACACATTACGTGAATCAAAATACGAAGACAAACACCTTTTag TAATGCTTCTGCCCAGTATCGAGCCGAGTATGGTACCACCTGGTGTTCAGCCTCTACTTGTATTCGTGAATGTCAAGTCCGGCGGATGTCAGGGTCTGGAATTAATTTCCAGTTTTCGAAAGCTTTTGAATCCGTACCAAGTGTTCGATCTGGATAACGGAGGCCCACTTCCTGG ACTGTACGTTTTTCGGCATATAAGAAATTACAAGATTCTTGTGTGTGGAGGGGATGGAACAATTGGCTGGGTATTGCAATGTCTTGACAACGTTGGCCAGGATAGTGAGTGTTCTTCTCCGGCTTGCGCAATTGTTCCTTTGGGAACTGGCAACGATTTGGCAAGAGTTTTGCGCTGGGGTTCCGGTTACACGGGTGGAGAAGATCCGCTAAGTTTATTGCGGGACATCATCGATGCCGAGGAAATAAAGTTGGATCGATGGACGGTGGTTTTCCACCCTGAAGACAAAGAGGACAAATCTCAGCAAGTTCCCAATGCCGCAG TTGCTGGTTCGACGAGCGAAGATAATACCCAAATATATGTGATGAACAATTATTTTGGCATTGGAATCGACGCGGATCTATGTTTGGCCTTTCACAATGCGAGGGAAGAAAATCCAAACAAGTTCAATAGTCGATTCCACAACAAGGGAGTATACGTTAGAATGGGATTGCGCAAGATGGTCGGTCAGAAGCTCTGTAAAGACTTGCACAAGCAAATACGGTTAGAAGTCGATGGAAAATTAGTAGAATTACCGCAGGTCGAGGGCATCATTATACTGAATATTTTGAG ttGGGGCTCTGGCGCTAATCCGTGGGGTCCGGAGAAAGAGGATCAGTTCAACAAACCAAATCATTGGGACGGGGTGTTGGAAGTAGTCGGAGTCACAGGTGTGGTACACCTAGGACAAATACAGTCTGGTCTTCGCTCCGCTATGAGAATAGCTCAA GGTGgacatataaaaattcatctacACTCAGACTTGCCAGTTCAGGTAGACGGAGAACCCTGGGTTCAGAGTCCAGGCGATGTTGTAGTCCTGAAGTCTGCGTTGAAG GCCACGATGCTGAAGAAGGTGAAGAGTAAAATGAAGCGGCGAAATACAGAGCCCAGCATGCAGTTAGCACTTCAAGCCGGACCATCGAACGATCCGGATTCCGAGGTCTTCTGA